GGAATGTGGGCGCAGGCTGTCGCCCATGATGCGCTCGGCCTTCCCGTAACCGTAGAAGGGCGCCGTGTCGAAATAGCGGATCCCGAGTTCGAAGGCGTGCGTGACCATGGAACGGGAATCGGCGTCCGAGATCGGCGGGCGGACATTGCCGCCCAGCGTGGCCGAGCCAAGGCCAAGCGTTGAGAGCTGCAGACCGGTGCGGCCGGCGGCGCGGGTCTCGAAAGGCATGCTGTTCTCCTGGGCGCGGTCGGCGCGCAAATGTCTCGACGGTATTGGGCGAGAGGGCGGGTTTCCGGATAGAGCTCTTGATTTCGCTGGCGAATGTGGCCCTTAGACGAGAGGTTAGCCGTTCACGTCGTCCTGTTTCAAGCGGCTCGCCGCTACAAGCTGTCGCCGATGGGCTAAACGGTGCGCTCAACGGGAGGGAGACATGTCCAAGGAATTTACGGTTCGCACGATGGGGCCGAACGAACTGGACATCACCCTCGGCTGGGCAAAGGCGGAAGGTTGGAACCCGGGCTGGGGTGACCGCGAGCCGTTCCTCGCAGCAGACGTCGGCGGCTTCCTGATGGGCTTCCTCGGCGAGGAGCCGGTCACCGCTGTTTCGGTCGTGCGCTATGGCGAGAGCTTCGGCTTTCTCGGCTTCTACATCTGCCGGCCCGACCAGCGCGGCAAAGGCTATGGCTGGCGAACCTGGCAGGCGGGACTGACGCGGCTCGAAGGACGAACCATCGGCCTCGACGGTGTCGTCGCACAGCAGGCCAATTATGCCCGCTCCGGCTTCGGGCTGGCCCATCGCAATATCCGCTTCGGCGGTCGGCCGGATCTGGATTCGCTCAGGGATCCGGGAATCGTCGAGATCGGGCCGGGGCTGTTCGATGCGGTTTCCGCCTATGATCGGGGGTGCTTTCCCGCCGGGCGTACCGCCTTTCTGCGCGCCTGGCTGGATGGGCAGGGTGGAAGACGCAGTCTTGCCCTCGTGGAGAATGGCGAGGTGCGAGGTTTCGGCACGATCCGTCCAGCGGTTTCCGGCTACAAGATCGGGCCGCTCTTTGCCGATGGCGAGAACGAGGCGGACCGGTTGTTCGCCGCGCTGGCAGCCGGGGCCGAACGAGACATCGTCTTTCTGGATTGCCCCGAGCCCAATGCGACCGCGCTGGCCCTGGCGGCGAGGCACGGATTGACACCGGCCTTTGAAACCGCCCGGATGTATCGTGGATCGGCACCTTCGCTGCCGCTTTCGCGCATTTTTGGCATCACCAGCTTCGAACTCGGCTAGGCAGGCGGCGATTCCGGCGCTAACCCTCGCCTTGACCAAACCGGCAAGGGAATCCGATGCGCCTTCTTCCTCATTTGCTCCAGCGCTTCGTTCAGAAGGGACGGCTCACGGTCGCCTTTGCCGATGGATCCCGACAGAGCTTCGGCAGCGGCGTCGACGGGCCGATCGTCGCGATCCGCCTCACCGACAAGGCGGTGGAGCGCGAGATCTTCCTCAATCCGGAACTGAAGGTCGCCGAGGCCTATATGGACGGTCGCCTCGTCGTCGAGGATGGCGGGAAGGTCTTTGATCTTCTGTTGCTGTTCTCCGTCAACCGCTCGGGCCTTGCCGCCCATCCGGTGCAGAAAGCGCTCCGCGCCGTCTGGAAGAAATTTCGCCGCCGTCAGCAGTCGAACAAGCTCGGCGGCGAGGCTTCCAGCAATATCCGCTACCATTACGACATTCCGCCGAAATTCTACCGGCTCTGGCTTGATGAGACGATGACCTATTCCTGCGCGTATTATACGTCGCCGGATGTCGGGCTGCATCAGGCACAGATCGACAAGCTTCGCCATATCGCGGCGAAGCTGAAGCTTGAGCCCGGCATGCATATCGCCGAGATCGGTTCTGGCTGGGGGGCGCTCGGGACGTTCCTGGCTCGCAACTACGATGTAAAGGTCACGTCGGTGACGCTGTCGCCCGAGCAGCTTGCGGTTGCGCGCGAGCGGGCCATCGCCGAAGGCGTCGCCGACAAGGTGACCTTCCTCGAGAAGGACTATCGCGAACTCGAGGGCACCTATGACCGCGTCGTTTCCATCGCCATGATGGAAGCCATCGGCATCGACAATTTCGACAATTACTTCTCCGGCATCAAGAAACTGACCAAGCCCGGCGGCTTCGCGCTGGTCCATTGCATCGGCCGCATGTCGCCGCCCGGCACGACGGCGCCGTTCATCCGCAAATACATCTTCCCCGGCGGCTATGTGCCGGCGATGTCGGAGGTCTTCGCCTCTCTGGAGCGGACCGGAACCTGGTGCGCCGACTGCGAGAGCCTGCGCCTCCACTATTATTGGACCATCCGCGACTGGCGCCTCGCCTATGAAGCGAAGCGGGCCGAATCCGTCGAGATGATGGGCGAGCGCTTCTGCCGGATGTGGGACTTCTATCTGGCCTCGGTCGAGCTCGGCTTCCTGCACGGCTCGAATTTCGTGTTCCAGATCTTGATCTCCGACAAGCGCGACGATGTCCCGGTCATCCGCGACTACATCGTCGACGAGGAGCGGCGGCTGGCAAGCATCGGCGCCGTCTAGCCCAAGCGCCTCAAATGATTGTCGAAATGGAACTCTCGGCGCGCGAGCGCCGTGGGCTCGCCTCCATCTTCCACATCGATCAGGATTCCGTCGCCTGATGTGGCCAGGAAGTGATGGCCTTCCCGTCCCGAAAGGCCGCAGCCATCGCGGAAGGGGCGGGCAGCGAGCGGCGTTGCTTTTTCCGCGTCCCAGATGAAGACGGCACCGCCGATCGGTGACGAGGTCGCGATCCGCGTGCCGTCGCGGCTGGCGACGACCGAGCCGATATAGTTGCGCGCCATCCTGGCCCAATCTTCCGGGAACGACATCAGCGTTGCTTGGTCGTTGCTGTCGATCCGGCCGACGAGGGATGGCTTTTCCTGGCGGTTTCCCTCCCACTGGCAGCCGAACCAGAGATTGCCGCGACCATCGAAGCTCATATGGCGCATGGAGAGGCGGTTGAGCGAGGCGGGAAGGGTCGTTTCAGCAATCCGGTCGCCCCTTTCGCGGTCGATTTTCACGATCGAGGGGCGCATCGCGGCGAGGTCGAGCTTCTGGCGACCAAAGTCCGGATGAGTGACGATGCCGCCATTGGCGACGATCAGCGAGGCCCCGTCCGGCGACAGCAGGATCTCGTGCGAATCGACGCCGCCGGTTTCGAACTCGCCGATCCGGACGAAGCCGCCCGTCGCATCATAGATCCCGACGACGCCACGGGGGCTGTCGCCGGCAAAGTCATTCTCCGTCGCATAGAGCAGCTTGCCATCTGCTGAGAAGACACCATGGCCGAAGAAATGGTGGCCCTCGGGCGGGCGCAGCGTCGCGAGCGGCGTGAGACTCGGGACGTCGATGACCAGCGCGAAATAGCCGGGCCGACGGGCGAAGACGACGACCCGCCGATTGACGCTGTCGGTAGCGATATCGTGGCCGCGGCCCTCCAGGGGCAGCCGGCCCAGTTCGCGCCCATCCTCGTCCATCAACAGGGCGGCATGCTGGCGAGGGCCGGTGCGGACGGAGCTGATGAAGACGGGCCCATCCGCCAAGCCACCGCCTGGCTTTATCCGCGGCAGGATCGCGGTAAGCAGGCGGGCGGCAAGGGGGCGAAGCGCCGTCATGATCAGTCGCCGTCCAGCGCGTTGAAGCCGGGCGAGATACCGGCGGCGACGGGGAAGGAATAGTTGTAGATGTCCTCGACC
This window of the Kaistia algarum genome carries:
- a CDS encoding SAM-dependent methyltransferase, giving the protein MRLLPHLLQRFVQKGRLTVAFADGSRQSFGSGVDGPIVAIRLTDKAVEREIFLNPELKVAEAYMDGRLVVEDGGKVFDLLLLFSVNRSGLAAHPVQKALRAVWKKFRRRQQSNKLGGEASSNIRYHYDIPPKFYRLWLDETMTYSCAYYTSPDVGLHQAQIDKLRHIAAKLKLEPGMHIAEIGSGWGALGTFLARNYDVKVTSVTLSPEQLAVARERAIAEGVADKVTFLEKDYRELEGTYDRVVSIAMMEAIGIDNFDNYFSGIKKLTKPGGFALVHCIGRMSPPGTTAPFIRKYIFPGGYVPAMSEVFASLERTGTWCADCESLRLHYYWTIRDWRLAYEAKRAESVEMMGERFCRMWDFYLASVELGFLHGSNFVFQILISDKRDDVPVIRDYIVDEERRLASIGAV
- a CDS encoding DUF1513 domain-containing protein produces the protein MTALRPLAARLLTAILPRIKPGGGLADGPVFISSVRTGPRQHAALLMDEDGRELGRLPLEGRGHDIATDSVNRRVVVFARRPGYFALVIDVPSLTPLATLRPPEGHHFFGHGVFSADGKLLYATENDFAGDSPRGVVGIYDATGGFVRIGEFETGGVDSHEILLSPDGASLIVANGGIVTHPDFGRQKLDLAAMRPSIVKIDRERGDRIAETTLPASLNRLSMRHMSFDGRGNLWFGCQWEGNRQEKPSLVGRIDSNDQATLMSFPEDWARMARNYIGSVVASRDGTRIATSSPIGGAVFIWDAEKATPLAARPFRDGCGLSGREGHHFLATSGDGILIDVEDGGEPTALARREFHFDNHLRRLG
- a CDS encoding GNAT family N-acetyltransferase — encoded protein: MSKEFTVRTMGPNELDITLGWAKAEGWNPGWGDREPFLAADVGGFLMGFLGEEPVTAVSVVRYGESFGFLGFYICRPDQRGKGYGWRTWQAGLTRLEGRTIGLDGVVAQQANYARSGFGLAHRNIRFGGRPDLDSLRDPGIVEIGPGLFDAVSAYDRGCFPAGRTAFLRAWLDGQGGRRSLALVENGEVRGFGTIRPAVSGYKIGPLFADGENEADRLFAALAAGAERDIVFLDCPEPNATALALAARHGLTPAFETARMYRGSAPSLPLSRIFGITSFELG